One region of Desulfitobacterium chlororespirans DSM 11544 genomic DNA includes:
- a CDS encoding ABC transporter ATP-binding protein, with amino-acid sequence MEHTQAPSPLARLAEFAGPHKGKYLASVILAVIGVAAGLVPYFAVAQMIIELIGGGREPGFYLSWCAVAAAGFIFKSVCMNVSTTFSHRATFAVISEVRFRLTSKLTRVPMGYLLDTPSGKLKTTIVERTDSIESPLAHVLPEMTANLLVPLGIIVYLFSLDWRMALVSLITLPIGLFAYMAMMKDYAVKYAAVTNAGKHMSATTVEYINGIEVIKAFNQSAASYAKFTDAVKQNTGLVLEWMRATQGYSAVAQSVWPAVLVGVLPVGCIFYLNGTLDAPTFITVMILSLGIIGPLVAAMFFTDDIAKIGTIVSDIGIVLDTPDLERPTEKRQLNGSDIELKDVSFAYKDEQVLRNVNLEIAAGSVTALVGPSGSGKSTIAKLIASLWDVGGGTIALGGTDIRDIPLEQLMDHIAYVAQDNYLFDQTVRDNIRMGKPNATDAEVEEAARASGCHEFILKLERGYDTVAGGAGGHLSGGERQRIAIARAMLKNAPVVILDEATSYTDPENEAVIQEAVAKLVAGKTLIVIAHRLSTITDSDKIVVVSQGRIVAEGRHEELLAGCELYRGMWQAHLDAKDAM; translated from the coding sequence ATGGAACACACCCAAGCGCCCAGCCCGCTGGCCCGGCTGGCGGAATTCGCCGGTCCCCACAAGGGCAAATACCTCGCCTCGGTCATCCTGGCGGTGATCGGTGTAGCGGCGGGGCTGGTGCCCTACTTTGCCGTGGCCCAGATGATTATCGAGCTGATCGGCGGCGGAAGGGAACCGGGTTTTTACCTGAGCTGGTGTGCCGTCGCCGCGGCGGGCTTTATCTTCAAGTCTGTCTGCATGAACGTCTCCACCACCTTTTCCCACCGGGCCACCTTTGCCGTGATCTCCGAGGTGCGCTTCCGCCTGACCTCCAAGCTGACCCGGGTGCCCATGGGCTACCTGCTGGATACCCCGTCGGGCAAGCTCAAGACCACCATTGTGGAGCGGACGGACAGCATTGAATCACCCCTGGCCCACGTGCTGCCGGAGATGACGGCCAACCTGCTGGTGCCCCTGGGCATCATTGTCTATCTGTTCAGCCTGGACTGGCGCATGGCCCTGGTCTCGCTGATCACCCTGCCCATCGGGCTTTTCGCTTATATGGCCATGATGAAGGACTACGCCGTCAAATATGCCGCCGTCACCAACGCCGGCAAGCATATGAGCGCCACCACGGTGGAATACATCAACGGCATCGAAGTGATCAAGGCTTTCAACCAGTCGGCCGCTTCTTACGCCAAGTTTACGGATGCGGTCAAACAAAACACGGGGCTGGTGCTGGAGTGGATGCGCGCCACCCAGGGCTATTCCGCCGTGGCCCAGAGCGTCTGGCCGGCCGTGCTGGTGGGCGTGCTGCCCGTGGGCTGTATTTTCTACCTGAACGGAACTCTGGACGCCCCGACCTTTATTACAGTCATGATCCTCTCTCTCGGCATTATCGGGCCCTTGGTCGCCGCCATGTTCTTCACCGACGATATCGCCAAGATCGGCACCATTGTAAGCGACATCGGAATAGTTCTCGATACGCCTGATTTGGAAAGACCAACGGAAAAGCGGCAGCTGAACGGTTCGGACATCGAGTTAAAGGATGTTTCCTTCGCTTATAAGGATGAGCAGGTGCTTCGGAACGTGAACCTGGAAATCGCCGCGGGCAGCGTGACCGCTCTGGTCGGCCCCTCCGGCAGCGGCAAATCCACCATTGCCAAGCTGATCGCCTCCCTGTGGGACGTGGGCGGCGGTACGATTGCCCTGGGCGGCACGGATATCCGGGATATCCCGCTGGAGCAGCTGATGGACCACATCGCTTATGTAGCCCAGGACAATTACCTCTTTGACCAAACCGTGCGGGACAATATCCGGATGGGCAAGCCCAACGCCACCGACGCCGAGGTGGAAGAAGCGGCCAGAGCTTCCGGCTGCCATGAATTTATTCTCAAGCTGGAGCGCGGTTACGACACCGTTGCCGGCGGCGCGGGCGGGCATCTTTCCGGCGGCGAGCGCCAACGCATCGCCATTGCCCGCGCCATGCTGAAAAACGCCCCTGTGGTCATTCTGGACGAAGCCACTTCTTATACCGACCCGGAAAACGAGGCCGTGATCCAGGAAGCCGTGGCCAAACTGGTGGCCGGAAAGACGCTGATCGTCATCGCCCATCGCCTTTCCACCATTACGGACTCCGACAAAATCGTCGTGGTGTCCCAGGGACGGATTGTGGCCGAGGGCCGGCACGAGGAGCTGCTGGCCGGCTGTGAACTCTACCGCGGCATGTGGCAGGCGCACCTGGATGCTAAAGACGCAATGTAA
- a CDS encoding nitroreductase family protein, which translates to MVEFQSQIGKDGRLTVMEVPFDAKEIFQMPKGTIFVCGAINGIPYRGKLLSRGNGKQVLTIDKTLQKALGYAGQDLPVTVAMTCENQAEMAGEEKEATPWLRSDREAITAIAGRTSVRKYADKTVEPQKLEVILHAGLSAPSAKNKRPFHFVVVEDKTVLGAWAAGNSNAKMLSHAPCCIVVCGDGNLEGTRDFLVGGCAAAAQNMLIAIHALGLGGVWCGVLRGKEWSRQVAADLCLPVKVEPLTVIALGYPAEQEKAPVPWDTKSNIHYERW; encoded by the coding sequence ATGGTGGAATTTCAGTCACAGATAGGCAAGGATGGCCGTCTGACAGTAATGGAAGTACCGTTTGACGCGAAAGAAATTTTTCAAATGCCAAAGGGCACGATTTTTGTATGCGGAGCCATCAATGGAATACCCTATCGGGGGAAGCTGCTGTCAAGAGGAAATGGCAAGCAGGTACTGACCATAGACAAGACCTTGCAAAAGGCGTTGGGCTATGCCGGTCAAGATTTGCCTGTTACCGTTGCTATGACCTGTGAGAATCAGGCAGAGATGGCTGGTGAAGAAAAGGAAGCGACGCCCTGGCTTCGTTCCGATAGGGAAGCGATCACTGCCATAGCGGGACGAACAAGTGTCAGAAAATATGCGGATAAAACAGTAGAACCGCAAAAGCTGGAGGTGATTCTCCATGCCGGGCTAAGTGCACCTTCGGCAAAGAACAAGCGTCCATTTCACTTCGTTGTGGTTGAGGATAAAACGGTCCTTGGTGCATGGGCAGCAGGCAACTCAAACGCAAAAATGCTCAGTCATGCTCCTTGTTGCATTGTTGTATGCGGTGATGGCAATCTTGAAGGAACTCGTGATTTTTTGGTGGGGGGCTGCGCTGCAGCCGCGCAGAACATGCTGATTGCCATTCACGCTCTTGGGCTTGGCGGCGTGTGGTGCGGTGTGCTTCGCGGGAAGGAGTGGAGCAGGCAAGTTGCTGCCGATCTGTGTCTGCCTGTAAAGGTAGAACCGCTCACTGTCATTGCGTTGGGCTATCCCGCAGAACAGGAGAAAGCACCTGTCCCGTGGGATACGAAGTCCAATATTCATTATGAACGTTGGTAG
- a CDS encoding TetR/AcrR family transcriptional regulator yields the protein MARQIEGVYEKVLACARLEFLDKGFKDASLRTIAQNADTSTGSIYTRFTDKEGLFKALVLPAVNGLKEWFHAEQEVFAQFPADQQKSDAFAYSDDKYIFFVDYIYTHFDEFKLLVNCAEGTTFADFIHDIVEIDVAYTLQYIQSTGNDALTAGRATPEFLHILSSAFFSGIFEVVTHDMTKEAAYSHVSRLRRFFRGGWETILKP from the coding sequence ATGGCCAGACAAATCGAAGGGGTCTATGAAAAAGTCCTGGCCTGCGCCAGACTGGAATTCCTGGATAAAGGCTTCAAAGACGCTTCCCTGCGCACCATTGCTCAAAACGCCGATACCAGCACCGGCTCCATCTATACCCGGTTCACGGATAAGGAAGGTTTGTTCAAGGCTCTGGTTCTGCCTGCCGTCAATGGCTTGAAGGAATGGTTTCACGCCGAGCAGGAGGTATTCGCCCAATTCCCCGCAGACCAGCAAAAAAGCGACGCCTTTGCCTATTCCGATGATAAATACATCTTCTTCGTCGATTATATCTACACCCATTTCGACGAGTTCAAGCTGCTGGTCAACTGTGCGGAGGGAACCACGTTCGCGGATTTTATCCATGATATTGTGGAAATCGACGTGGCCTATACCCTGCAATATATCCAGTCCACCGGCAATGACGCGCTGACCGCAGGCCGGGCCACCCCCGAATTCCTGCACATCCTCTCCAGCGCATTTTTCTCGGGCATCTTCGAGGTTGTGACCCATGATATGACCAAGGAAGCGGCCTACAGCCATGTTAGCCGTCTCAGACGCTTTTTCCGGGGCGGTTGGGAAACCATCTTAAAACCTTAA
- a CDS encoding MerR family transcriptional regulator: MTLQPISKVSKAYSVSTRTLRYYEQLGLLQSSKLPGYAYRAYDEEALSRLRQILVLRKLRIPLKQIGAILETRDARLAMEVFEQSIAGLQSEKQALETIEGILRSFVRELEKLLPAPLSPHVFEQEHVMELVQALSVKTLSQKEETSMEELNRASEILEQLKDIRILYLPPMTVASCQSTGDNQEEVVGAAISTFIKESGLGEFKPDFRRIGFNNPASEQPGGSLGYEAWVSIPGDMEVPAPLVKKQFLGGLYAAHMIAFGEFQEWGRLWQWVMDNEQYEVDFSPRTDPADPRADPSLEEQLNAIHHLEDTSPFGTQLDLLVPIKPKQS, translated from the coding sequence ATGACACTACAGCCTATATCCAAAGTTTCCAAAGCGTATAGTGTATCCACTCGCACGCTCCGCTACTATGAGCAATTGGGACTTTTGCAGAGCAGCAAATTGCCGGGTTATGCCTACCGCGCCTATGACGAGGAGGCCCTTTCCCGCCTGCGGCAGATTCTTGTGCTGCGCAAACTGCGGATTCCCCTGAAACAGATTGGTGCAATTTTGGAGACGCGGGATGCCAGGCTTGCCATGGAGGTGTTTGAGCAGAGTATCGCCGGCCTGCAAAGCGAAAAGCAGGCACTGGAAACTATTGAAGGTATTTTGCGCAGCTTTGTCAGAGAGCTTGAAAAGCTGCTGCCCGCGCCACTATCTCCCCATGTTTTTGAGCAGGAACATGTCATGGAATTGGTACAGGCTCTTTCTGTTAAAACCCTTTCCCAAAAGGAGGAAACGAGTATGGAAGAACTGAACCGAGCCAGTGAAATACTGGAACAACTCAAAGACATTCGCATCCTATACCTGCCCCCGATGACGGTAGCATCTTGTCAGAGCACCGGTGACAATCAGGAGGAAGTGGTGGGTGCGGCCATCAGCACATTCATTAAAGAGAGCGGGCTTGGGGAGTTCAAACCGGATTTTCGCCGCATCGGGTTTAATAACCCGGCCAGCGAACAGCCGGGCGGTTCCCTGGGATATGAAGCATGGGTGTCTATCCCCGGCGATATGGAGGTGCCCGCGCCCCTTGTCAAAAAGCAGTTCTTGGGTGGGCTGTATGCTGCACATATGATTGCCTTTGGAGAGTTTCAGGAGTGGGGACGGCTGTGGCAATGGGTGATGGACAATGAGCAGTATGAGGTGGACTTTTCGCCCCGGACAGACCCGGCCGATCCGAGGGCCGATCCTTCTCTGGAAGAACAGCTCAATGCCATCCATCATCTTGAGGATACATCGCCTTTCGGCACACAGCTTGATCTGCTGGTGCCCATCAAACCCAAGCAGAGCTAG
- a CDS encoding DUF1659 domain-containing protein yields the protein MAVISLPLKAALVVSFQTGLSPSGAPIIRKKTLGHVRFDAAEQDLYDIAHALFSLTDYPVLDVVLRKEYDLVDEG from the coding sequence TTGGCAGTAATCTCACTACCTTTAAAGGCAGCCCTAGTGGTTTCCTTTCAGACGGGGCTCTCCCCGTCCGGGGCTCCCATCATCAGAAAAAAGACCTTGGGTCATGTACGCTTTGACGCGGCTGAACAGGATCTCTATGATATCGCTCATGCGCTGTTCAGTTTGACCGATTATCCGGTATTGGATGTGGTCCTGCGCAAAGAGTACGACCTGGTCGATGAGGGGTAG
- a CDS encoding ABC transporter permease, whose translation MTTFTLIRNKLISLLLILLGVSLLSFVFSHISPVDPAEALAQRTLSRPTAEQIAQLRQEMGLDKPLWVQYFSWLTQALGGDFGTSLLTGRPVLTEVAGKLTATFPLVLLSMAFTLLITLPVSIASAVRKNGLFDQAARIGTIVGLSLPNFWLGFMLLALFAVSLPLFKVVEYGNLRSLILPALALAIPMACSFIRVFRSNLIRSYQADFITYARACGLPERKITALALKSALPPMVTLFFQSFGYTLAGSAMVEAVFSWPGIGSYLVQAIIGRDLPGINACVLIFATFFVLLNFAAELINLAIQPTLRSSGEACHD comes from the coding sequence TTGACTACATTCACATTAATCAGAAACAAACTGATCTCCCTGCTCCTGATTTTGCTCGGCGTCAGCCTGCTCTCCTTTGTTTTTTCTCATATTTCCCCCGTCGATCCGGCGGAAGCCCTGGCCCAGCGGACCCTATCCCGGCCGACGGCGGAGCAGATCGCCCAGCTCAGGCAGGAAATGGGCCTGGACAAACCCCTTTGGGTCCAATATTTTTCCTGGCTCACCCAGGCCCTGGGCGGGGATTTCGGGACCTCCCTGCTGACCGGCAGGCCGGTGCTGACCGAGGTGGCGGGCAAATTAACGGCGACTTTTCCCCTGGTCCTGCTGTCCATGGCGTTTACCCTTCTGATTACCCTGCCGGTCAGCATTGCCTCGGCGGTAAGAAAAAACGGGCTGTTTGACCAGGCGGCCCGGATCGGGACGATTGTCGGGCTCTCCCTGCCCAACTTTTGGCTGGGGTTTATGCTCCTGGCGCTTTTTGCCGTTTCGCTCCCCCTCTTTAAGGTGGTGGAGTACGGCAACCTGCGCAGCCTGATTCTGCCCGCCCTGGCCCTGGCCATACCGATGGCCTGCTCCTTTATCCGCGTCTTCCGCTCCAACCTGATCCGCAGCTATCAGGCCGATTTCATCACCTATGCCCGGGCCTGCGGCCTGCCGGAGCGCAAGATCACGGCGCTGGCCCTTAAGTCTGCCCTGCCGCCCATGGTCACCCTGTTCTTTCAGAGCTTCGGCTATACACTGGCGGGAAGCGCCATGGTGGAGGCAGTCTTTTCCTGGCCCGGCATCGGCTCCTATCTTGTTCAGGCCATTATCGGGCGGGACCTGCCCGGAATCAACGCCTGCGTCCTGATTTTTGCCACTTTTTTCGTGCTGCTGAATTTCGCCGCGGAGCTGATCAATCTGGCCATCCAACCCACGCTGCGGTCATCCGGGGAGGCCTGCCATGATTAG
- a CDS encoding ABC transporter ATP-binding protein: MFGVFKKFFTFAGEHKRKWQKGIAFAVLHSIFEAFQLLAVAVVLRAMLEGNMTAGTAWTALGILLFSLLGTIITRHISHQSEITGSYLMCEEKRIGIGDRLKYMPMGYFNSHSLGHITAAVTTTMEEIEKIGPPAMVRTIHGLIRTAIMAVFLLFFDWRIGLIVVAGTLLFLGINALLHRKSRLLSPKRQAAQARLVEAVLEYIQGMSVVKAFHLDKQANKTIDQTIAEVEKYNYRMEIGFIPYVALQQIVLRLTSVAVVIVSILLYLNGSMELFMCLLMIVCGFFIFTELEVAGLMSSFIRLIDVSIDRVLEIHQTPVMDVGGQEQQPSSQDIALQNVSFSYGDRKIIDKVSFTIPQGTTTALVGPSGGGKTTLCHLIARFWDVDEGAVALGGKDVRDYKLDSLLTNISMVFQHVYLFNDTIANNIKFGKPDATMEEVVAAAQKACCHEFITALPKGYDTVIGEGGATISGGEKQRLSIARALLKDAPIVILDEATANVDPENESKLQAAIDALTRNKTIIMIAHRLKTVKNADQILVVDAGRIVQRGTHDELVRQRGIYADFIGVRQKAVGWKLKAEPAR, from the coding sequence ATGTTTGGCGTATTCAAGAAATTTTTCACCTTTGCCGGCGAGCACAAACGCAAATGGCAGAAAGGGATCGCTTTTGCCGTTCTGCACTCTATTTTTGAAGCGTTCCAGCTGCTGGCCGTTGCCGTGGTTTTGCGGGCCATGCTGGAAGGAAACATGACCGCCGGCACGGCCTGGACGGCGCTGGGTATCCTGTTGTTCAGCCTGCTGGGGACCATCATTACCCGCCACATTTCCCACCAGAGCGAGATTACGGGCAGCTATCTGATGTGCGAGGAAAAACGCATCGGCATCGGCGACCGCCTCAAATATATGCCCATGGGCTATTTCAACAGCCACAGCCTCGGCCATATCACCGCCGCGGTCACCACCACCATGGAGGAGATCGAAAAGATCGGGCCCCCCGCCATGGTACGGACTATCCACGGGCTGATCCGCACCGCGATCATGGCTGTTTTCCTGCTGTTTTTCGACTGGCGCATCGGCCTGATCGTGGTGGCCGGAACGCTGCTCTTTCTCGGGATCAATGCCCTGCTGCACCGCAAGTCCCGCCTGCTCTCGCCCAAACGCCAGGCGGCTCAGGCCAGGCTGGTGGAGGCCGTGCTGGAATACATCCAGGGCATGAGCGTGGTCAAGGCTTTTCACCTGGATAAGCAGGCCAATAAAACCATCGACCAAACCATCGCCGAAGTGGAGAAATACAACTACCGGATGGAAATCGGCTTTATCCCCTACGTGGCCCTCCAGCAGATCGTGCTGCGGCTGACCAGCGTGGCCGTGGTCATTGTTTCCATTCTCCTGTATTTAAATGGCTCCATGGAGCTGTTTATGTGCCTGCTGATGATCGTGTGCGGTTTCTTTATCTTTACCGAGCTGGAAGTCGCGGGGCTCATGTCCTCCTTTATCCGGCTGATCGACGTTTCCATCGACCGGGTGCTGGAAATCCACCAGACCCCCGTCATGGACGTGGGCGGCCAGGAGCAGCAGCCATCAAGTCAGGATATTGCTTTACAAAATGTCAGCTTTTCCTACGGGGACCGCAAAATCATCGATAAGGTCAGTTTTACCATTCCCCAAGGCACAACCACCGCCCTGGTCGGCCCCTCAGGCGGAGGCAAAACCACCTTGTGCCATCTGATCGCCCGTTTCTGGGACGTTGATGAGGGCGCTGTTGCCTTGGGCGGCAAAGACGTGCGGGACTATAAGCTGGACAGTCTGCTGACCAACATCAGCATGGTCTTCCAGCATGTCTATCTCTTCAATGACACCATCGCCAACAACATCAAATTCGGCAAGCCCGACGCTACCATGGAGGAGGTGGTGGCGGCAGCTCAAAAAGCCTGCTGCCATGAATTTATCACAGCCCTTCCCAAGGGCTACGACACAGTGATCGGCGAAGGCGGAGCCACCATCTCCGGAGGTGAAAAGCAGCGTCTTTCCATTGCCCGCGCTCTGCTCAAGGATGCGCCCATCGTGATTCTGGACGAGGCCACGGCCAATGTGGACCCGGAGAACGAGAGCAAGCTGCAGGCGGCCATCGACGCCCTGACCCGCAATAAAACCATTATCATGATCGCCCACCGCCTGAAAACGGTCAAAAACGCCGATCAGATCCTGGTAGTCGATGCCGGCCGCATCGTCCAGCGGGGCACCCACGATGAACTGGTCCGGCAGCGGGGCATCTATGCCGACTTTATCGGCGTGCGCCAAAAAGCAGTGGGCTGGAAGCTGAAAGCCGAACCCGCCCGCTGA
- a CDS encoding MBL fold metallo-hydrolase, producing the protein MFNAGNRIVNNWIYSIPEGFVLIDTGYENGFANLKKRLDLLKIDIKDIHYIFLTHGHDDHAGFLNEFLSELPDVQVIMSHRALEALYRGQNAFTGGCTSRLALFFCHLMKLFGKGAHRFPPLNPKFERRCVLVSDDNRKEIEAKLGGIIVDTPGHTADSIALLLNDGALFCGDASMNGLPSMNRITIWAEDKDLLFQSWQTIIALKPTKIYPGHGKPFDYSELEQNKCNVRKMKLYPLSSAE; encoded by the coding sequence GTGTTTAATGCTGGAAACAGAATCGTGAATAATTGGATATACTCTATTCCGGAAGGCTTTGTGCTAATTGATACAGGATATGAAAACGGATTTGCAAACCTGAAAAAACGTTTGGATTTATTAAAGATAGATATAAAAGATATACACTATATTTTTTTAACCCATGGGCATGATGACCATGCAGGTTTTTTGAATGAGTTTTTATCGGAATTGCCTGATGTACAAGTGATTATGAGCCATAGAGCGCTGGAAGCATTATATCGCGGGCAAAACGCTTTTACTGGGGGATGCACAAGCCGGCTTGCGCTTTTCTTCTGTCATTTGATGAAACTCTTTGGAAAAGGAGCACACCGGTTTCCGCCGTTAAACCCCAAATTTGAACGGAGATGCGTGCTTGTATCTGACGATAACCGTAAAGAGATAGAAGCTAAACTAGGTGGGATAATTGTGGATACGCCGGGACATACTGCTGATTCCATTGCTCTTTTGCTGAATGACGGCGCTTTATTTTGCGGTGATGCGTCAATGAATGGATTGCCAAGTATGAATAGAATTACAATTTGGGCAGAGGACAAAGATCTGCTTTTTCAATCCTGGCAAACAATCATTGCACTTAAGCCCACCAAGATTTATCCGGGTCATGGTAAACCGTTTGATTATAGTGAGTTGGAGCAGAACAAATGCAATGTTCGCAAAATGAAGCTATACCCTTTGAGCAGCGCAGAATAA
- a CDS encoding serine hydrolase domain-containing protein, whose translation MIASITKLFTTACILILQEQGEISLDNKVTKFFGHSMLSGLHVYKSQEYSYELTLYDLLFQTSGLPDAYEETRNSIKKRVIYEDAYISFDDMIEIAKSLEPHFAPRTKKRAHYADILWVYFYVRRCARV comes from the coding sequence GTGATAGCGAGCATCACCAAGCTTTTTACAACAGCTTGTATCTTGATTTTACAAGAGCAGGGAGAAATATCCCTTGACAATAAGGTGACAAAGTTTTTTGGACATTCCATGTTAAGCGGCCTTCATGTATATAAAAGTCAGGAATATTCCTATGAACTTACCCTATATGATTTGTTGTTTCAAACAAGCGGCCTGCCGGACGCATATGAAGAAACCCGGAACAGTATTAAAAAACGTGTAATTTATGAGGATGCCTATATTTCTTTCGATGACATGATCGAAATAGCAAAAAGCCTGGAGCCGCATTTTGCACCGCGCACAAAGAAAAGGGCGCATTACGCCGATATACTGTGGGTGTATTTTTATGTGAGGAGGTGCGCTCGTGTTTAA
- a CDS encoding ABC transporter permease, translated as MWVWFAKIIRTFILQEKNKQYVLACRVAGCSDLQIVLGHILPNVLPHLLVYFSTGVASIVLTISSYSFLGFGFATGTPEWGAMFSKAPSYLYGHPLLLVYPGLCIIFTTAGFNLFGEALRDILSPEEA; from the coding sequence ATGTGGGTATGGTTTGCCAAGATCATCCGAACTTTTATCCTTCAGGAAAAAAACAAGCAATATGTTCTGGCCTGCCGGGTTGCCGGCTGCAGCGACCTGCAGATCGTTCTCGGCCATATCCTGCCCAACGTCCTGCCCCACCTGCTGGTCTATTTCAGCACGGGGGTGGCGTCCATTGTGCTGACGATTTCCAGCTATTCCTTTCTGGGCTTCGGCTTTGCCACGGGCACGCCGGAGTGGGGAGCCATGTTCAGCAAGGCGCCCTCCTACCTGTACGGCCATCCCCTGTTGCTGGTTTATCCCGGCTTGTGCATTATTTTTACCACAGCGGGCTTCAACCTTTTCGGGGAAGCCCTGCGCGATATTCTGTCCCCGGAGGAGGCTTGA
- a CDS encoding DUF3102 domain-containing protein: protein MNVPLTDKRTPLVIAAEINAINQESRRMLLKNAIEVGRRLKEAKELLNHGEWMKWLKESVSYSKSTAANLMSLYEEYGYLLLNPSDDDSNFQALGNLTYTQAVLLLGLPEEEREEFVTRNDLGTMTTRQLNQAVKEQKTPPPAKERPQAETGAVAEAEAESQTQPQSQLPPQTQGDIQIKYITRTVSPRRESTPITAPAPAPSHITNYEEKCTACCQTIADAFQELLTALGQLARLDPRTKEKCSQDAGQLASYMVERLKDWPPVAGTNMKGVQTYSTCEWGG, encoded by the coding sequence ATGAACGTTCCTCTAACCGATAAACGCACTCCCCTGGTCATCGCGGCGGAAATCAACGCCATTAACCAGGAATCCAGACGAATGCTGCTGAAAAATGCCATCGAAGTGGGCCGCCGTTTGAAAGAAGCCAAGGAATTGCTTAACCATGGAGAATGGATGAAATGGCTTAAAGAATCGGTCAGTTATTCCAAGAGCACGGCGGCAAACCTGATGAGCCTATATGAAGAGTACGGATATCTGCTCCTCAACCCTTCCGATGACGATTCAAATTTCCAAGCGCTTGGAAATTTGACCTATACCCAAGCGGTCCTGCTCCTTGGTCTCCCCGAAGAAGAGCGGGAAGAATTCGTCACCCGGAACGATCTTGGCACTATGACTACCCGGCAATTAAATCAAGCCGTCAAAGAGCAGAAGACACCCCCTCCAGCCAAAGAGCGCCCTCAGGCTGAGACCGGAGCCGTGGCTGAAGCTGAGGCTGAGTCTCAGACCCAGCCTCAGTCCCAGCTTCCGCCCCAGACCCAGGGAGATATCCAAATCAAATATATCACCAGAACCGTCAGTCCCCGTCGGGAAAGCACTCCCATAACCGCCCCCGCTCCTGCTCCCTCCCACATCACGAACTATGAAGAAAAATGCACCGCCTGCTGCCAAACCATCGCCGACGCCTTCCAGGAGCTGCTCACCGCCCTGGGTCAGCTGGCCAGGCTTGATCCCCGGACCAAAGAAAAATGCAGCCAGGATGCCGGTCAACTGGCCTCATATATGGTGGAGAGGCTCAAAGACTGGCCCCCTGTGGCCGGCACCAATATGAAGGGAGTTCAAACCTACTCCACCTGCGAATGGGGAGGATAA
- a CDS encoding PRC-barrel domain-containing protein — MKPSKEFLSLPIVSLSEGQHIGYVKSLVIDAQAKALAALVIDPKGFFRDQRIIPYAKVVSVGADAITIDKGAYVEKSASLPEILSLIKEKLTIIGTRVITQSGKTLGVVEEYYVDPDTGKITQMEISGGKIEGFFSGKAILEADYVVTIGQDVIVAQKGCETSLMIADKGINDTFKSVLRSTSNLASGTGQAFGKIFSKKDKDKTKHSAKGKAKNKGKDTVDNSAPLLPVIEGESTAPLQDASVAKDENILSSADNQPIEAAIIEEPSSKILEISPAEQPPEAGPELSQVAEAPSTKEPLG, encoded by the coding sequence TTGAAACCAAGTAAAGAATTTTTATCCCTACCGATCGTCTCCCTAAGCGAAGGACAGCATATTGGCTATGTGAAAAGCCTGGTCATCGACGCTCAGGCCAAAGCTCTGGCCGCCCTGGTCATCGATCCCAAGGGCTTTTTCAGAGACCAGCGTATCATTCCTTATGCTAAGGTCGTCAGCGTCGGTGCGGATGCCATTACGATTGACAAAGGAGCCTATGTAGAAAAGTCCGCCAGCCTGCCCGAGATTTTGAGCCTGATCAAGGAAAAGCTGACCATCATCGGCACCCGGGTCATTACCCAGAGCGGCAAAACCCTTGGCGTAGTGGAAGAGTATTATGTGGACCCGGATACGGGCAAAATCACCCAGATGGAGATTTCCGGCGGGAAGATCGAGGGGTTCTTCAGTGGCAAGGCCATTCTCGAAGCCGACTATGTGGTCACCATCGGCCAGGATGTTATCGTGGCTCAAAAAGGCTGCGAAACCAGCCTTATGATCGCCGATAAAGGAATCAATGATACCTTTAAATCCGTCCTCCGCTCCACTTCCAACCTGGCCTCCGGGACAGGTCAGGCCTTTGGTAAAATCTTCAGTAAAAAAGACAAGGACAAAACCAAGCACTCCGCCAAAGGAAAAGCCAAAAATAAAGGCAAAGATACCGTTGATAACAGCGCCCCTTTGCTCCCTGTCATTGAAGGAGAAAGCACCGCCCCCCTACAAGATGCTTCCGTCGCAAAGGATGAGAACATCCTTTCCTCAGCCGACAATCAGCCTATCGAAGCAGCTATCATAGAAGAGCCCTCTTCAAAAATCCTAGAAATTTCCCCTGCCGAGCAGCCTCCCGAAGCCGGACCGGAGCTCAGCCAGGTGGCTGAAGCCCCTTCCACAAAAGAACCCCTGGGATAA